Genomic window (Acidobacteriota bacterium):
TCGACTACAAGACGATCAGGGAAAGGCAGGACCGCGAAAGCTACGGATATTCCGAGGCGACGGAATTGTCGTACGCGGTCGAGGTGTTTAATAGTGAGATCGGATGTTTTCGAGACTACGCGGAGTTTCCACTCCTAACGGTCGACGAACTTCGAGCCGCAGTTCTCGTAGGCTTGAGTGAATCCGCCAGCGAGGAGCAAAGAAACAGACGGAGCGCGATTTTGAAAACGTTGCTGTCCGAAGGAAAGCTTCCGAAAGGGAGCCTCATTCGCGCGGACAACGGGGGGCGGATTCAGGAATACGGCCTTTTCAAAACAAAGACAGTCGAAGCGAAGGGGATTCGAATCTCTTTGCTCTTGGATCTTGATACGAGTGGTCCGGAAGCCTTGTCCGGAAATCCCAGCGATGTGATCATCATTCGAAAGGCATTCTCGGGAATCGTGCCAGTCGATTGACGGCGGACACAAATATCGGATGCACGATGCCGTCAACCCATTTGGGATTCGCGATTCTGGGTGAATTCTTCGAAATGCGAATTGTATTGAGTGGACTGACAACACGTAAGTTATTTGACAACAGATCATCTTGGAAGCCCGCGCGTCGTGACAAACCAGAACGGCGCGGTGATCAAACGAACCGACTGGATGGCGTTCGGCGAAGAGGCCTTCCGATTTTGGATTTGCGATTTTGGATTTTGGATTGCTCGGGCTTGGTTTTGTTCTTTGAAATTTACGCGGAATCGGGCCTCGGCTACGACGAGGTTCCCGAGACTCGGAAAGGCTATACGGGTTACGAAAAGGACGAAGAATCGGGCCTCGATTTCGCGCAGGCGAGATACTACAACCCGAAACACGGCCGCTACACCTCGGTCGACCCGCTGACAGCCTCGGCCAACGTCAAGAACCCGCAGACGTTCAACCGCTATTCTTACGTCCTCAATTCGCCGTACAAGTTCACCGATCCGCTGGGGTTGATCTCAAGCACGACCGGCGCCAACGGCGGCGCGTGGTGCAGCACCTGCGACTCGCAAGACGGGCCGGGAGGGTTCCTTGAAGAAGATTCCGCGGGACCGGCTGATTCCGGTCCGGCACCGGAAAGCACCTCGAATGACACGAACGGCCCGCCCGCAAGTAACAATGTTCATTCGCCCGAAACTCAGCCGTCAGCGACACCACCACCACCTCCTCCTCCTCCCGTAGGCGACTTCGACAATATCAGCGTCAGTATGGTGTTCAGTATCTCAAACCGCCTTTTGACTGTGACCGTTAAAAAGCACGTATACAACGGCGACGACATCGTTTCAACATACGAATTTGGTGGATCTTCCGGTACAGGGGAATGTTTGAACAATCCCGACTGCGCGGTAGATGATGAGAAAAATAAGGACAAGGGACCAATTCCAATTGGAAATTACACGATAGCCAGTTCGAATATGGTGGATCTAACCGAACCGGGCGCTTCCAAAACCGGGAAGCTTTTAGGCACTAGAGTGCGGAAGGTTTTTGGAACAGCGGTTACTCCAGATTGGGGCAGCTTCAGAATCTCAATACAACCGGATGAGAAGCTTAAGGTCCGCAGTGAGTTCTTTTTGCACGGCGGTTCATTTCCCGGGTCAAAAGGTTGCATTGACATCGGCGGCGGAGAATACGATGACGACAATACCCAAACTATGATAAAAATCAAGGCGGGTGATATTGACGGGAAGATTCCGTTAAAGGTGATCAAATGAAACCGAAGCTGATAAAAAGAGCAGTTTGGGTTGCAGTTCTCTTACTTGTTTCCCTGATTGTCGCAGGGTGCTTTGTACGAGAACGAGAACCCCTAGCGGAGCTGCCGGCTGACTTCGAAACCTATGAAGGCGACCAGCGCGATCCGCTGATTCTTGCAGGAGATAGGGCGGTACCGAGGGTGCTTGAACGGATCCGCGACAAGAAAATGCCTCGCCGCCCAGCTGCAATACGATTTCTCGGAAACGGCAGGTACGCAAGCGCGCTCCCCGTGCTGATCGAATTGTTCTCCGATTCGAGTGATCCGGACAGAGAAATATTACTCACGCAAATTTTCAGAATTGACGAATCCGAAGGCACTCGCTTGGCAATGCGGTCATTGAACGATAAAGGCGTTCTCGGAAAATCGGCCCGTGAAGTGATCGTCCGGGAACCTTATCTCTATGAGCGAAGGAGCTTTATCCAGGCTTGGTTAGCGTATCGTGGTATGGAACCACACGATTGACGGCCCCGACGCCGCAGGTAAGTTATTTGACAGCAGATCACTTGGGCAGGCCGCGCGTCGTGACAAACCAGAACGGCGAGGTGATCAAACGAACCGACTGGATGGCATTCGGCGAAGAGGCCTTCCGATTTTGGATTTGCGATTTTGGATTTTGGATTGCTCGGGCTTGGTTTTGTTCTTTGAAATTTACGCGGAATCGGGCCTCGGCTACGACGAGGTTCCCGAGACTCGGAAAGGCTATACGGGTTACGAAAAGGACGAAGAATCGGGCCTCGATTTCGCGCAGGCGAGATACTACAACCCGAAACACGGCCGCTACACGTCGGTCGACCCGCTGACCGCCTCGGCGAACGTCAAGAACCCGCAGACGTTCAACCGCTATTCATACGTTCTCAATTCGCCGTACAAGTTCGTTGATCCGTTGGGGTTGATCTCAAGCACGACCGGCGCCAACGGCGGCGCGTGGTGCAGCACCTGCGACTCGCAAGACGGGCCGGGAGGGTTCCTTGAAGAAGATTCCGCGGGACCTGCGGATTCGGGTCCTTCCGATACACAGCCGTCGGTCAGGCCGCCGGCTTCGCCACCACCGCCAAGGGCCGAGCAAGATCAGGAGGCGCAGCTTCGTTCCCAGTTTCCGGCACTCAATCGAGCAGATGGTGCAGTTGTCAGTGAGGCCATAGTCGATGCCCAAAATGCGACAGATGGTTTTTTTCGAACTGTGTTAGTCGTTCGTTTTAGACGTACAGGGGACACCACTACTCCCGATCAAGCACTTCGAAATATTGTCCCATCAACAGCGTCAAGTATTAGTGTCACCCGCGACGCAAATGGGCAAGTTGAAACGGCTTCGGTTGCAGAGAATGCCATTTATGATGGCAGAACATCAACACTTTTGGTTGATGATGATAATGATTCTAATACTCCTGAGATCACTGTTTCCCAGTTGTTCCGGAATAATTCCACTGTTAATGCAATTACTTTCGCTGGATACATTTTCGTTGGACAAGGATTCTTTAATCAGAGCGCCGATGGTAGAGCAAAAAGTGTTATTCACGAAGCCGTGGTTCATAAAGGGTTTGGAAGAAACGATACCGATTTCGGGCCCACGAGAACCCAGGGATCACACGCTATAAATGCAGTTATTGACACATTCTTTTTTAGGCGTAATCCTGTTCAGATAACGATAGAACGTTAATTGATTACCCGCAACAACGGTTATTTTGAGAACGCCATAAAAAGCATTGAAACAAAAGGCCCAATGGAGGTTGGAAATGAAAAAGGCGAGCGCAACAGTTTTGTCCATCATCTCTCTTTTCTTTTCAGGAAGTTCCCAGAACGTACAGAAAGACGAAGTTTTCGTTTCAAGTTGGAAAACGGGAAACGAAATGATTACGGAGCAGACCGTGCAGATCAAAATAACGCCTGAAAATCCAAGTTATGAAAAGGAAGTTCTAAGTGACTCAGGCAAAGTTTACAAACTGCTCATCGTACCAAACTATTCTAAATCCTTAAAAGGAGAAAATTGGAAAGTGGAACTCCGTGAAGTTGGCTTTGACAAGAGTAAAAATGTGACAAGTCTCGGTGACGATTTGCTCTATGTTGAGCGTCCTGGTGAAGTTGGAGATAATTTTCCACGAGGCGATTTGATAGCGTATTTCTACCCAAATAGTAAGAACAGCATACTAATCAATAATGTTCCTTGGATTGAGGGAGTTCTACCAATATACCCAGTAAATGTTATAAGAACTATTCAAGTCGAAGATTTCTTGGTAATTCTTCGAAGCGGAGAAATACAATTTAACGCTAAAGATAAAGTCAAAGTAGATTTGTTTGAGATTTTCATTGAATTCACGAATACCTGTAACAGAAGTAAATAAGCAATCGGACTAACCGTATTCAATGGCTAAAACCGTCGTTTTGTTTACGACTCCGCTTCGCGTCAAAAAACCGAAGTCATTCTTCAGGACGGATCTTCGGTCAAGACGGGTTACGGCGTTTCAACTTCGTGCGTCATCGGAGTCACCAAGACGACACGGACAGAACGTACGTCAACAGCAATCCGCACTTTTTTTCGAGGTGAGACAATGGAAAGGAAGCAGTTTTGGCGCGTGCTGCCGAAGATGGCTCAAAATCGATTCATTCGAGTCGGCGTAGGCTTGGGGATCATTTTGCTGATCGTTTTTGTCTTATGGATCGGCAACAAAGAAATTACTCCCGAAAACTTCTATTTCCAACCGTTTCTTGTTAAAGCATTCGTCGTTATTAATCTGCCGGCGATATTTTTGGCAGGATTGCCATTCGGCCTGGCCTTTGGTGGTAATGTCCCGGAACCTACAAATTGGCTCCTCGTGGTTTATTATGGATTCCTGATTTGTTGCTATCTGGCGCAGTGGGCTTTCTACGGATTGATCGTTTCCCTTTTTCGACGTGCGAAGTAGTTCGGGAGTTCATTTGGTCCGGCAGGAAAGAAAGACAAACGCCGATAAGACTTCCGTTGTTTCGGATATTGAAAATCGACTTGTTAGCCTACTCGCGAAGATCAACAGGGCTCCGGCGCATCTGTGAAGAAAATTTCATCGGCTGAAACGACCGTGTGCGTTTGATGGAGGCAGTCACTCGTGGCTGAATACACGGCGCTGGTCGGCAACGACCCGGCCCCGGCGGCGCAGGTCAGTTATTTGACAGCAGATCATTTGGGCAGCCCGCGCGTCGTGACAAACCAGAACGGCGAGGTGATCAAACGAACGGACTGGATGGCATTCGGCGAAGAGGCCTTCCGATTTTGGATTTTGGATTTTCGATTTTGGATTGCTCGGTTTTGCTGACAACAAGAGTGCAAGGGCCGTCATGATTGCGGTGTTTTCAAGTGGTCGGGGAGCTTTGTTTGATAATTATTACTCGTCCAACGGGACAACCATAGTTTATACGAATCCTGGCACCGGCTACCTCAATGTTACTCTACGTTCACTGCGAACATCGTTAGATTAGCAAGCCTCGAAGAAGCAACGTCAATGGCGAATGTGACCCTCAGGAGAACTGGGATAGGCATGCCGCAAGCGGCCGATGCGAGCATTGACTCAAGGGTTCTTCCGATACCGCCTGCTCCGTCAGGCAAAAAGAAGCGCAAATGACGCTAATTATGCGAGTTGCGGCATTTGCGCTTCATCGTGAGTGTCTGTTTGGGAGATTGTGCAGTTTTGAACGAATCATGATGTGTACACATATTCGGATGGCAGTTATGGTCAGAGAAAAGGTTTACGTACCGTGAGGTAGTATTTATGAAAACTCCTGGTTTATTGACAATACTTTCGATTCTGCTCTTTTGCGGATTTGGTTCGTCGCTCTTCATTGTTTCTCAGTGTTCAGATCAGCGTTCGTCGACGAATCGACAAACAATTCAGACTGATACGCCGCGAATATCGGTGGAAAGGCTGGAAAACGGATCATTTATCAACCGGAACGGATGGTATGTACCGGATACAGCAAATACCCGGAAAGCTACCCCAGACGTGAAAAACTCGAGCTCCGAACAGGGCAAGCCGGTTCAAGTTCTAATTACTACGTTTACACCGAACAACTCGGTCTTGTACATGGAAGAGTTTTTTGCCAACGGAGTCACTCGGCTTTACGGCGAGTTGGTGCTTACGCGATTCGAGGAGTATCGCGCTAATGACAAAGTCTACTCTTTTCGAATAACGGCGAAGAATCGCGAAACTGCCGCCCAAGTGAATGTCCGTGACCACAATGAGATGCTGCTTTACCGGATTGTTGATTCCGATGGAGACGGAACGTTTGAGACACTCTTCGACGATGATCGAGAGGTGGCCGTTCCGAATTGGGCTAGCAAATAGAGGCCGCAGACGTTTAACTGGGACCGTTTCGGCAACAGAACATTCGACGCCGCCAACACGACGACCATATCGGTTTCAAACACGGTCACCAATCCTTCGGCGAGCACCGCGAGGAACAGGCTCAACGGCCATACTTACGAGCCCGCCGGAAACCTGACGGTCGATGCCGAGAACAAACGGTTCGTCTACGACGCCGAAAACCATCAGACAAAGTCCGGGACGAAGCCATAAACAATAAGAAAATCGCGAGAACTAAAATGCTCATCGGAGTCGAATTCCGATGAGCATTTTGCATAAAGACCATAAAACCGACGAATCAGAGATCAAATTCAAGTTTCTTTCGGACTCTGTACTGAAGGCCTTCGAGAAAGACAACGCATTTTGGATTTATGATTTTGGATTTTGGATTGGCCGTGATCAAAACGTTCGCAGGAAGCGACATGTGTTCGATCACTTATCGGGACGTCACGCGTGAACGCGTAACTCCTACGGGCCAAATCGATCGAAATTCTGCCGGAGGATTCCGCGGCCGGTGCGCCGCAGATACCCGAGGCCGATCAAACGGAAGAGATGCGCAAACAGTTGGCCGACGCCCAGACGCGTGAGGCCGATCTGCGGACGCAGTTCGACGAAGCAAACGGAGATCTCGAAATCGCGAAAGCCGGGCTGAAGGCCGCGAACGGGCGAGGAATACACCACCCGTCCAATCCCCGCCGAAAAAGCTCCTGCGACCTCGCGGCGGCTTGAAGAACCGCCGACGACGAAGATTATGGCGCGGATCCGTTCGCTGAAAGGCACCTTTGATCCCAAATTACGTAATAGAAAATTTCTTTCCCGCAAACATCACTCCAAAAACGCGAAAAATGGCATTTTTGATCTTGTTTTTCGCGTATTTCCCGTATTTCGCGGGAAATTGCTTTTAATGAGTAATCTGGGTTGATAACCGATCTCAATATTCCGGCCGAATACTCCTTCGTCAATTTGGGATCGACTCCGATTTTTGAAACTCAGGTTGACATCAAGAGATATTAGAATTAGAATAATTCTAAATTTGGAGGATATATGGCACTACATAACACAAAAATTGACATTACAAAGGCAAAGCGAGAGAAGATCGTGGCAATCCTGAACGCCAGGCTCGCCGACGCGGCGGACTTGAAATCGCAGGCCAAGCAGGCCCACTGGAACGTGAAAGGGATGAATTTCATCGCGCTCCACGAGCTTTTTGACCGCGTGGCGACGGAGGTCGACGTCCACGTCGACGATATCGCCGAACGTATCACGACGCTTGGGGGAACGGCCCTTGGGACAGTTCGTATGGCGGCCGCGAGTTCAACGCTCGCGGAGTATCCGGCGGAAATCACCGACGGTGCGGCGCACGTCGACGCGCTTTCGACGGCGCTCGCGGATTTCGGCAAAAAGGTCCGGGCAAACATCGACGAAACCGACGAACTCGGCGACGCCGACACCGCCGATCTTTTCACCGGCGTCTCACGCGGGATCGACAAACTTCTGTGGTTCGTCGAAGCGCATATTCAAAGCTGAAAAGGGAAAAGCGAAAGGGCAAAGGGGAAAAGGCAAAAGGCAAAGGGGAAAAGGCAAAAGGGGAAAAGGCAAAGGGCAAAGGGGAAAAGGCAAAGGGCAAAGGCAAAAGGGGAAAGGCAAAAGGGGGAAAGGCAAAGGGGAAGGGCAAAGTAAAAGGCAAAGTGAAAGGGCCCTCTTTTGCCTTTGCCCTTTGCCTCCCCCTTGCCTTTTGCCTTTCCCCTTTGCCCTTTGCCCTTTCCCCTTGCCCTTTGCCTTTTGCCTTTGCCCTTTGCCTTTTCCCCTTTGCCCTTTGCCTTTTCCCCTTTGCCCTTTGCCTTTTCCCCTTTGCCTTTTGCCTTTTCCCCTTTGCCCTTTGCCTTTTCCCCTTTGCCCTTTGCCTTTTCCCCTTTGCCCTTTGCCTTTTCCCCTTTGCCCTTTGCCTTTTCCCCTTTTCCCCTTTTGCCTTTTCCCCTTTTCCCCTTTTGCCTTTTCCCTTTGCCTTTTGCCTTTTGCCTTTCGCCACGCCGTCAATAATCAAAGACTATATTGCAGAACGCCTTGACGCCGACGTCGAGCCTCGAATCGTCGATGAAAAAATCCGGCGTGTGATGCGCGGCCGAGTCTTTCGGATCCTTCCCTTTCGGCAGTCCGCCGACGAAAAAGAAGAACGCCGGCGCCTTCGAGCCATAGTACGCAAAATCCTCGGCGCCCGTAACCCATTCATTTTCTGCAACATTCGACTTCCCCGCCGCCTTCTCAAGCGATGGCACCATCTTCTTGACGAGTTCGGGCGTGTTGAACGTGACCGGCGTTTTGACGTCGATCTTCACCTCGGCCATCGCGCCCATACTCTCGGCGATCTTTTCGGCCGTCAGCTTTATTCTGGCGTGAACGTCTTTCTGGATATTCGAATCGAGCACGCGGATCGTCCCGGCCATCGTCAATTCCTCGGGAATAATGTTCTCGCGGACTCCAGCGTTGATCTTCCCGACCGTGATCACGACCGGCGATTTGGTCAGCTCCGATTGCCGCGAGACGATCATTTGCAGTCCCTGAACAATCGACGCGGAAACCGCGATCGGATCGACGCCGAGCCAAGGGTACGCGCCGTGGGTCTGCTTTCCCTTGATCTTGATCGAGAACCAATCGCTTGACGCCATTATTGCGCCGGGTTTGAACCTGATCTGCCCGATCTCCGTTTGCGCGTTGATGTGGATTCCGAAGATGGCGTCGATCTTCGGATTGTCCATCACGCCCTCGCGAACCATCAGATCGGCGCCTCCCTCTTCGCCCGCCGGCGGGCCTTCTTCGGCCGGCTGGAAGATGAAAACGACGGTTCCCTTGATCTTGTCCTTCATTCCGGCCAGCACCTCGGCCGCGCCCATCAGCATCGCGACGTGCGTGTCGTGCCCGCAAGCGTGCATCACTCCGACCTGCTGGCCGTTGTATTCGGCCTTCTCTTTCGAAGCAAACGGGATCGGCGCTCTTTCGGTCACGGGCAGACCGTCCATATCAGCTCTCAATGCAAGTGTCGGTCCCGGCAGTGCGCCCTTGAGGATTCCGACGACCCCGGTTTTCGCGATTCCGGTCCGAACCTCGAGACCGAGACGCCGCAAATGTTCTTCGACAAATTTCGATGTTTTGAACTCCCGATTCGAAAGCTCGGGGTATTGATGCAAATGCCGCCGCCATTCGACTAACTTCGGCAACAGTTTATCGGTCGCGACGTTGATCTCGCGGCTCATATCGAGCGCCGGAACGGTACCGACACAAATGACCGCCAACAGGAATGCGGCAAACAGGACTCTCATTTTGATTTGGATCTCCCGGAATTTGAAACGTTTCGATTCTAGCTTACTTCTACCGAAATCCGAAAGAATCCGTGGTAAAATCGCCGCCGTATGAAAAAACCGTTCGGCTGGATGTGGAAATCGATGCTGACAGCGATTCTTTTGATGGTCTTGAACGTCGCG
Coding sequences:
- a CDS encoding DUF2778 domain-containing protein is translated as MFFEIYAESGLGYDEVPETRKGYTGYEKDEESGLDFAQARYYNPKHGRYTSVDPLTASANVKNPQTFNRYSYVLNSPYKFTDPLGLISSTTGANGGAWCSTCDSQDGPGGFLEEDSAGPADSGPAPESTSNDTNGPPASNNVHSPETQPSATPPPPPPPPVGDFDNISVSMVFSISNRLLTVTVKKHVYNGDDIVSTYEFGGSSGTGECLNNPDCAVDDEKNKDKGPIPIGNYTIASSNMVDLTEPGASKTGKLLGTRVRKVFGTAVTPDWGSFRISIQPDEKLKVRSEFFLHGGSFPGSKGCIDIGGGEYDDDNTQTMIKIKAGDIDGKIPLKVIK
- a CDS encoding RHS repeat-associated core domain-containing protein — translated: MDLRFWILDCSGLVLFFEIYAESGLGYDEVPETRKGYTGYEKDEESGLDFAQARYYNPKHGRYTSVDPLTASANVKNPQTFNRYSYVLNSPYKFVDPLGLISSTTGANGGAWCSTCDSQDGPGGFLEEDSAGPADSGPSDTQPSVRPPASPPPPRAEQDQEAQLRSQFPALNRADGAVVSEAIVDAQNATDGFFRTVLVVRFRRTGDTTTPDQALRNIVPSTASSISVTRDANGQVETASVAENAIYDGRTSTLLVDDDNDSNTPEITVSQLFRNNSTVNAITFAGYIFVGQGFFNQSADGRAKSVIHEAVVHKGFGRNDTDFGPTRTQGSHAINAVIDTFFFRRNPVQITIER
- the dps gene encoding DNA starvation/stationary phase protection protein Dps, giving the protein MALHNTKIDITKAKREKIVAILNARLADAADLKSQAKQAHWNVKGMNFIALHELFDRVATEVDVHVDDIAERITTLGGTALGTVRMAAASSTLAEYPAEITDGAAHVDALSTALADFGKKVRANIDETDELGDADTADLFTGVSRGIDKLLWFVEAHIQS
- a CDS encoding amidohydrolase, with the translated sequence MRVLFAAFLLAVICVGTVPALDMSREINVATDKLLPKLVEWRRHLHQYPELSNREFKTSKFVEEHLRRLGLEVRTGIAKTGVVGILKGALPGPTLALRADMDGLPVTERAPIPFASKEKAEYNGQQVGVMHACGHDTHVAMLMGAAEVLAGMKDKIKGTVVFIFQPAEEGPPAGEEGGADLMVREGVMDNPKIDAIFGIHINAQTEIGQIRFKPGAIMASSDWFSIKIKGKQTHGAYPWLGVDPIAVSASIVQGLQMIVSRQSELTKSPVVITVGKINAGVRENIIPEELTMAGTIRVLDSNIQKDVHARIKLTAEKIAESMGAMAEVKIDVKTPVTFNTPELVKKMVPSLEKAAGKSNVAENEWVTGAEDFAYYGSKAPAFFFFVGGLPKGKDPKDSAAHHTPDFFIDDSRLDVGVKAFCNIVFDY